From the Lathyrus oleraceus cultivar Zhongwan6 chromosome 4, CAAS_Psat_ZW6_1.0, whole genome shotgun sequence genome, one window contains:
- the LOC127135646 gene encoding uncharacterized protein LOC127135646: MSDWGPVFVSVVLFILLTPGLLIQIPGKGKMVEFGSFQTSGLSILIHSVIYFALVCIFLLAIRIHMYMG, translated from the coding sequence ATGTCAGATTGGGGGCCAGTTTTTGTGTCAGTGGTGCTCTTCATTCTCTTGACTCCTGGCTTGCTTATTCAGATACCTGGTAAAGGCAAGATGGTGGAGTTTGGAAGCTTTCAAACTAGTGGATTATCCATACTCATTCATTCTGTTATCTACTTTGCTTTAGTTTGTATTTTCTTGTTAGCTATTAGAATCCATATGTACATGGGATAA